The Dermacentor silvarum isolate Dsil-2018 chromosome 7, BIME_Dsil_1.4, whole genome shotgun sequence genomic sequence AAGGAAAACTTCATAAGGCCGCACTCtatgacagaagaaaaaaaaacatgacccCTTGTGATATGCCTCACATTTGCCAATATATTTTCCGGCAAATTCTATGCGCCAGAGACGTGATTAGAAGAAAATCCACCATCCGGCAAGACCAAATCAGCTGCATAACCACAAAGCTTCCGATGTCAACCAAGTATCAGGCATTACATGCGCCGAGCACGTAATGGCTGTGCTGTAATGGTTGAGCACGTAATGGTGTGCTGTTGAGCACGTACCCTGGTTGTGCTGTTTCAAGtttcctctttctctttctttctcgtttgaTTGTAGTCAACGAATTCAAATCTGACAACGACGCCCGATTGTGAAATGTGATGTGCAAAGGAAAGCCCGGAAAGCAGCAGTTCGGTTCGCGCATGTGTCACAGCTGCTACCGACAGCATCATGCCTGCCATACTggtgaaaacaataaaataattacTCCTGCTTGGAGCGCTTAACATTTATGTTCAACAATGGACAAATGAGCCCTGTTGTCAGTCTGGCTGACATTTGTGATTTAAACAAGAAATGCTCTTTAGAGTGGTCGGAAAGAGGGGAAAGAGCAACCATCTGTGTTACGATATACGCAGGTGGGCTACGGGACTGCTGACGTCCggttatttttttattgtacTCTGGGAAATTTTTCGCTCATGGTTAATTGCACATTGTTTCGTTATTAGCTGGCGAATCTAATAATATTGCGCACGCGTCGACTAGTTTCTATAATCTCAAAGAAAGCGTTTTCGAATCAGCCACTTAGCGGTGCGCACACCATTGCTGACAACACCAAGTGTTAACGGACAGTAATCGCATCAAAGCCTAATGCAGGAGAGGAAGTGAAAAAGCCTGCACAACACTGTAATTTTGCAGTGAGCCTATTTGATGTTGCTTATATGCTAAGACATTTCGCCCAAAAGTTGTATTTTCTCCTCGTGAGCGTTTTCCGGAATATTGTGAATAAAGTATGAGGgataaaaaaaagtaagagaaTCCCAAGCTTTTTAAGATTTTCTTTTCGAACTAGTGCTGCCATAAAATCTCTGCCttcagaatttctttttttttgtttttgcaattCAATAATGTCTACACCCACTAAACTGTAGAAAAATTTATTCAGAGCATCTGAGCGTCGTAAATATATTTTTAATGAAAATAGAAGAAACAACTGTAGTCACCCagtcatagttttgttgagcagaatcttcagcaaaacaagaaaaataaagcgcTACAGAAGTTTAAGGTTACTGAAAACACATTCAAAAGTCAGGTAAGCATGAGCAAGCTTCCCATAAAGGTATCCAGTCCGGCATTCTTTCGTGTGTAGCGTAAAAACTAAGAACTTAGGCAGCAGAGCACCAAAAAGAAGCGACAGCTGCTCCAGGGTTCTACTTCACGGTTGTAGCTTACAAAGGGTATGATGCCTGgggcgtgcctgattgcacacgtcacgtggtaacagagacgcgctcgtgccactgctcacgggttcatcgtcgtcttcttttacGACGGGCTCCGACGCCACTCATCAcaccagcgttcccatactgcccccgCGCCCGCGCCTCTGCTCGttcgtcgtcgtattcttccacCGCAGGCtgcgatgccgctcatcatgccagcgttcccatattgCCTCTCCCTccgcgaaggcgctgacggcactggcccactaccagtAGGTGCGGCGACTTCGGTGAGTTCGGTCGTGCGCTCAGATCGACAGTTGCCACAATTAttcgtatttaaaaaaaaacttttgtgcgcaaaacaaacaaggacgaagaaaacaAGCAACACAAGGacacacaaggacgagcgctcgtccttgtgtcgctccttttcttcgtccttgtttgttttgtgcacaaaaagtttttttttaatgaatctgttccaactaggccgacccGCAGTTATAATTATTCATAAACGTGTCTTAATCGTGACAAAAACTGTGCCAAGTGCGCAATCAGGCATTCGCCTTAACGTTTTACAAACCTGTGCCACTTGCCTAACTTTTTTATGCGCTTCGTTTTAATCAGCAATCTTATCATACCAATCCATTTTTCTGTACAAACTCGGGGACATTTTGCGCTGTGTTATGACGCCAGGATAACGCCGATGTCGCCAGGTGCGGCGCTACAAGAGCGACATTAGCATCACTTGCAAATACCAGTGCCTAATAACTTGCATACATGCTAACTCCAATCATATTGCTCGAATGAAATGTATCAGGCTTTCTACAACATTGCAAATGCGTTCCAGCACTTCTTTAACGGTTCTGTAAGGAATTTAACAAggtgagaattaaaaaaaaacaacctgGCTGAAACAGACCACTGCAATGACCACGTTCGAGTCGCTCAAAAGATGATGACGATCCTGTTCCCAGTGTGAGCTCGGAGCCGCGAGATGTACTCGGAAAGTCTGGGCCTTCTGCCAACTGGGAAAGAACACGTACGGCGCTTTCGCTCTGCAAATTAAGCGCGTGTCTCTCTTTCCACTTTACTCTCAACCGGGCTACAAAATTTGCGCGCAGCGATTCGTATCGGCTTGCGCATTCGGTGTCTGGCCACGTGATCACGCGCTGAGAGTAGAGTCTAACATTCATTcaggtgctttttttttgcgccttCCTCTGTTTGTTTGGCCACGGTGACCGGCAGTATTTGTTGGCGGCGTGACGCGGAGTCCTTGGCTTTTTACGCTATCATTTGGCACTCTGCGCAGGCCTTCTTCCGCACCATAAAATTATGTACTCTTTTGCAGCGCGCAGCTAAGAAAACACCCTTACGTCcgaacacaaacaaacatgggTGAGAGGTAGGGGAGAGGAGAGCGTGGGGAGTGGCACCGTTATCACGTGGTGTCCTTGACTCTGTCGCGCGTGCCATTAAATCAAAGTGGCACAGAGATCGGAGTCGTGCCTGAGCACGTCATATGTGAAAAGGAAATTGCCGACGAAATAAATAACTTTCTGGCTGGTAAACATTGTTCAAAATGATACTTTCTTGCGCTTTCTTCCTTTAATAGTAAGACAACCTAAACGATTCTGTCCTTCCTTCGACAAGTGAAAGGGCATCGGCGCTATAGAAATTGCTTGTTTTCTCTTGGGAAAGCAGGAGACATGGCGGTTATGAAAGAGATGCCGACTCTTTTTCCCAGATTGGAAAGTGTGACTACGATTATGAGGGAGCGGTACCCATAGTTCAGAGGAAGTACAGTTTGGAGGCGTAGTAATGGCATGATCTGGAAAATATATAAAAAAGGAAAGACGTAACAACGTAGAACACTGTTGAGGAAGGACAATGAAGCAGCTCACGATTCGATATATTAGCGTGTGCCATTGActaaaaaaagtggcagtttcgcccgaaaggtggcgcatcaattgcgatagcaagttagtggccagctatacaaagtaagtatagtagttatccgcttggagtgtccacataattgctatcgcaataaaatggcgtGTGCCCATGTTTGGCCAACTGCATGTGCATTTCGCAAGCAGTTACGACAGATTAAGGTGCAGGCTGAATAAGAATGAGGCACCCAAATTTCCTTGTGATGTCTCTCTGGAAATACTTTTTAAATTGAACCAAAGCTGGAAACATTATCTGGAAGCCTCTTGTGCAGACGTCTGTACAAATGTACGCAGTGATTTATGCAAGTTTTACTGTAATTTTCGTAAACACGTGTGTACTGTAAAAGGTTAAAAAAATTTCGTCTTGTGCTTTGTTTTCCCGAGCGGTAGGTGGAGCGGTGGCTTACCTTTAGGTTCTGCAAAAACTTGGCTGAAGACTTTGGGGAAACATAACAGATCATGCTAAGCCACTCATCTCTGATCCATGAGGTGGTGTGGCgcactaaataaacaagcactgTCTCGACTCCATCTCTGTAGCGTAATTAACATTGCGTGAAGTGCTCGAAAACAGGGGTAATTACCTGCTTATCGCTACCCATAAATTTGGGAGCGATGACAGCATCACAAAAGGTGTGGGGCGATGATTTTTCACTCCCTTTTGTCAGGTATAAATGCTAGAGCACAGGACCCACAACGGCAAGGACTTTCCACACGGTCTATGACCTGCGCGGAGACGGTTACCTGAATTCCTCAAAGGGAGAACAGCCCAGTCGTCAAAAGCTCATCGACAGCGTAGGATTCGACACAAACGCTACTTTGACGGAGTGCTCGTAAATTTCTGGTGCGCGTGTCCCTTCTGGTATTCTGTGAGAGCAGACCTGCTGACAAATTACGCAGGAACGTGACGACAGAAATTAGAGGTACCCGCGCAGCGAGGAATCGCTAATAGCGTGGGAAtaaatgcgagagagagagagagccatgaTGGGAAAGAGTGCCAAATCGTTGGCTAAAGTCTAGCAACTCTGCTAACGAGATTAGGCACAAACCAGCGGGTGGTGGCTTAAATTCAATTGTAACCTCATTGGCTAGGGGAATGTCGAGGCGGGCTAGCAGTTCCCACCGCcccttttttatttgtttactgaAATATATTTAAAGGCTGCATGGAACCCATTCCTTCCAGTCTAGGCTGTAAACACAAAACTGGTAGATCAGTGAGACTCCGTACAATGCAACACTATTCGGGGAAGTAACCACTTcgtggtagaacagtgagacttGGTTGGTTGTATTTAGGGAGAGTTGTCCCAGGCTCCAACTTAGGAAAAGTAGAACAGTAAGGCGCTGTTCACTTCTGCGTTTAACATAAGTGCTCTTCTGCAAACTCagcatttgactgtgtaaatatgCTTGCTGCAACATGTCTCCAAGTTCGTTACttccaacctgcctcctgcttcatcaacgcccATGACTTGACCAACTTCCAGGAGAAAGAACAATCTTTACAGATCACATTAACATTAGCAATGAAACGCGTTGTTTGTGCATTTATTTGGAAAGCACGAAAACAAGATATAAATAGATGAAACATTCAGGACGAATGCTACGTTCCTGTACAAGGATCATTTTATCCGTAAAAGAGTTAAGCACCATTTTATCAACTACGAATTGATCATTATCAATGTTGTTCACCTTGCGTATCACCATAGACCACTCATGATGAACTAACGAAACCCCGTATGGACAAGATGTGGGGAGAATGCAAAATTTTCATATCGAAGCAGGGAAGAAAGAAAGGGCAAGCTGGAAGAGGACATCGATACAACTCTTCACTGCGTGCGACAATAATGCCGACGCAATATATTGACGCTCAACACTGTAATTGTTCTGTAGGCACTGTTCACTACATTGAGTTCCATCTTGCTTCTTTTCCTTCTCCAAGCAAGTATACGCTGTTAAAATCTCTTTCATTTTTCACACGTCCTCAAAAAAGTACAAGTTGTGTTGGCTGCATGATATATGAATAGAACCGTGAGTGTTTCCACTGGTAAAAAAGCTACGGTTTGAAGGGTAAGGTCGAAGTTACGTAAAACAACGAAGATTGATTCATGTACTTTTTGTTCCCAAATTTTGTTTTTATGAATGTCAACATCGTCTTAGAGCTCGTTAACGTACTAGGCAACTAATTATGCCAGTTTTTATCCTCATGAAGAATGTTATACGTGCTTTTTTAAATGAGCACTATGTTGGTGTTGAATATCGAGAAGCTACAGCACAGGCAGTAGTGGGGGTCTCCTGTAAAATTTCtaccacctgtggttcttcaacGTTAGCTAAATTTAAATACACGAGTAGATAATCAATGGTCATCATCGAGATGACACCGCAGCGGGTTTCAAACGAAcgtaaaacttttttttcttttcgcagcAGAACACCGTAGCAACTGAGGCAATGCAGTCTGTGATAAAATACGAGGGGTGCAGAGCTACTGAGTGTTTGACCTTATTCGTAAGCAACAAACACACTGCTCACGGGAGGCCAACGTCTTTCCACAGACTCATCAGGGTGCTGCCCTTTGTTTTGAAGGCTATCCTGTCTTTCATACGCCTTATTTGGTCGGGAGTGAAGTGGTTTTTCCAATCACCGACGATTCCCTTACGTACAAATTCTCCCGTTATTGGCTTGTTCAATACTTCCGCTGATTCGATGGCGTACGGCTGGTACCTTCCAGTCGCTTTCAATATCTCCACAGCCTTTGTCCCCCATTTCTTGAATTCCTCGTTGAATCCCTTCATGGTCTTCAAGCTCGACGCGTTCAACACCCTGTCCAAAATTTCTGGTTGCTCCCGTAGTTTTCTGCCATAGTTCTCTCCCAGAAAATTGGCTATCTTAAGAATTCCGGCACGGGGTTCCATCTTCAGTTCCTCGTAGGTGACGAAGAGCACGTTGTCATCGTTTCTGTGGTCGTACCATGATATCTGATGGTCAAAGTAGTCACCGAATTCCACTTTTCCTTCGACGAACATGTCGAAGAACTTGTCGAATGGCTGGTCGGTGAACCGGTACGTTGGGAATGACTTGCAGTGATAATAGTATGAAACGCAACAGTCGTATGGGTTACGACTGACGTATATGTATTTTGCTTGAGGAGAGTAGGGCTGGTGGAGGAATGGAAGGTGTGTCTTGATCGCACCAGGACGTGGCATGGTTTCGGCGGCACCCGCTCCAATCATCTCCAGAAAGGGGGACCTCCGCATAAATTCGTCCATGTCCTGTAACGAGAAGAAATTTATATGTGGGTGGTTAGCCTGAttgcaaaaaatgtcgcagtttcgcccgaaaggcgaaacatcaattgcgatagcaaattggtagagagctattcggagtagggatagtagttttatcggccgcataaacttggacacattcgctttctaactgaattgacaagcgtggtgtcat encodes the following:
- the LOC119458230 gene encoding sulfotransferase ssu-1; the protein is MNSNGVYRDVCGINLSGAFQEHIIKEALAYRPRQGDVFIVSYPKCGTTWTQHIVYAIFNDGMSPKDMDEFMRRSPFLEMIGAGAAETMPRPGAIKTHLPFLHQPYSPQAKYIYVSRNPYDCCVSYYYHCKSFPTYRFTDQPFDKFFDMFVEGKVEFGDYFDHQISWYDHRNDDNVLFVTYEELKMEPRAGILKIANFLGENYGRKLREQPEILDRVLNASSLKTMKGFNEEFKKWGTKAVEILKATGRYQPYAIESAEVLNKPITGEFVRKGIVGDWKNHFTPDQIRRMKDRIAFKTKGSTLMSLWKDVGLP